In Janthinobacterium sp. B9-8, the genomic stretch AGCACTTCTTTGATAATGGGGGCTGCCAGCTTGCTGTCTTTGGCCGCATCCAGCTTGGCCAGTGCCACCTGGCTGGTAAGTGCGCTTAAGCGATCATTGGCCGAAAGTGTTTTATCCAGCGCTAGTTGTTGCAAGGCCTTATTCCAGGCATCGCTCAACTTGCTGCGCTCACTGGTTTGCGCTTTACTTAAATAACTAACTATATCGGTGGCGCTATTCACGATCACATCAAAGTTATCGCGTGTTTGCTGCTTATCGGCCAGCACTTTATGCACTAGCGCCAGCTCTTCTGCTGAGCCGTTTGCTTTATTGTCCCCAGCTGCAATGGAAATGGCTTTAAGTTGTAAATGGGTGGACGCGTAGCTTTCAGAGGCGGGCACGGCTTGGGCCAAGGTTTTAAGCGTGGCAGCAAGCTGATCTTCGGGGACGAGCTGGGCCTGATCCGAATCCCATGAGTAATCGGCCAGTAAGCGCCAATCGTCACTGCTCAGCTTGCCGCCGGCCAGCGCACTGCTCAGTGTTTCTTTAACCGGGCGGGCGTTAGAGAGGCCTAGTTCCAGCGTGCTCAGGTAGCGATCTGCATCCACTTCACCCGGCAGGCGGGTGATTTCTGATCCATCCGCTTTAAACAAAATCATGCTGGGGTAGCCACGCACCTTGAACTGGCTGGCTAGCTTTTGCGCGCCCGCGCTATCGCCATCGATATACACCGGAATAAATTGCTTGGTGCGATCAATAAAACGCTGCTGATTAAACACCGTGGCTTTAATCTGATTGCAAGGCGGGCACCATGTGGCCCCCCAGTATAAAAACAGCGGCTTTTTCTCGGCTTTGGCTTTGGCAAAAGCCGCAGCAACATCACCTTGCTCCCAGGCAATACCGGGCGGCGTATTGGCTGCAAAAGCAGAGCTAGTCATCAGGATAAGGGCAAGGGCGTGGGCGAGTTTCACGATGACCTATCTTATATTTGTTTGGGTAGATCTATCTTAGCTTATATATTTATTGGGAATAAAAGATCATGAGCATTTCTTGATATTTGTTGCGATATGACGACAGCTTGGTGGAAGCTGAGGCATCATCAACATAACTTTGTTGGGTGTGAATAGCATATGACGCAATATGGAGTTTGCTATTACGAATCAAGCAGATATTAATCGTTTGATTGAAAATGGCGCACTGCGCTCTCGCTGAACGATGCAAGCATCGCACGCAGAGCTGAACGATGCCTGTATCGCATGCGGAGCTTCGAGCGCGCCCTAAGTGATCTCATCATCCCTACAATAACGTCACCCCTGGCAGGCTGAGGCGGCTGACTTCGCGCGTCGTGGTGACGAAGTCTTTGACAAAGGCGGTGTCGATTTGGGCAAGGGTGATTGCGGCGTAGAGATCGGATGTCAGGCCTTGTTCGGCGATGGGTTTGGCCACCACATAGCCGCGCTCCAGATAATGTTGCACGCTCCAGCTGGGTAGAGCGGCGATGCCTCGGCGGCTGGCGACGAGCTGCAAGATGGCGGCGGTCAGCTCGGTCGTGCGGCGCTTGGGGTTGATGCCTGCGGGCTTTAATACTTTGCGGATTAAATCCAGCATGTCATCTGGCACGGGGTAGCTGATCAGCGTTTCATTGGCAAAATCTTCGGCGCTTAAAAAGGGCTTATACGCCAGCGGGTGATCTTTGGCGATCAGCGCAATCATTTCGTAACTAAAGAGCGGCTGATAGCTGATGCCTGGCTCATCAGCGGCTTCAGACACAATCGCCAGATCGGCGCGGTCTTCAAATAAAAGCTGCACAGGGTCGGCATGAAAGCCAGACACGATATCCAGCTCGACCTCCGGCCAGTGGCCGCGAAAATCATCCATCGCCGGCATTAGCCAATCAAAACAGGTGTGGCATTCCACCGCAATACGCAGCTGGCCCGCTTCGCCTTCCCTTAATTTAGCGATATCCCGCTCGGCCTGATCGATACGCGGCAAAAACTCGGCGGCAAGCTGGGCAAGCTTTTCCCCCGCTGGGGTGAGTTTCAGCGGACTGGATTTACCTAGGCTGGATTTACGCAGCAACAGCGGCAGCGCGTAGTGATCTTCTAAAAGGCGAATCTGATGCGACAGCGCCGATTGCGTAAGGTGCAAACGCTCCGCCGCACGGGTCAGATTGCCCGACTCACGAATCGCGAGCAGGGTTTTAAGGTGGCGAAGTTCGAGTAAGGATTGCATGGGGATAGACCTGTTTAATCTTTAAAAAACCTGAAGTCTGTAGACACAGAGAACAGGGAGAAAACCTAAAAGCGAGTACACAAAGGTAGAAAGAATATAAGCCTCATCACGTAACAATCTTCCTTATTACGAAGATATACAGCTTACAAAACTCAGGTTTTCTCTGTGTTCTGCATTTTTACTCTGTGTTCTCTGTGTCTATAGATTTTTTTGAATTTCTTTCATCAAAACCATGAAAATAATGAATTTGAATCATAGCAACTC encodes the following:
- a CDS encoding thioredoxin family protein; its protein translation is MKLAHALALILMTSSAFAANTPPGIAWEQGDVAAAFAKAKAEKKPLFLYWGATWCPPCNQIKATVFNQQRFIDRTKQFIPVYIDGDSAGAQKLASQFKVRGYPSMILFKADGSEITRLPGEVDADRYLSTLELGLSNARPVKETLSSALAGGKLSSDDWRLLADYSWDSDQAQLVPEDQLAATLKTLAQAVPASESYASTHLQLKAISIAAGDNKANGSAEELALVHKVLADKQQTRDNFDVIVNSATDIVSYLSKAQTSERSKLSDAWNKALQQLALDKTLSANDRLSALTSQVALAKLDAAKDSKLAAPIIKEVLERVAEADKSTTNGFERQSVISTAAYTLSEAGLLDESDVLLKAELKRSHAPYYFMLSLGANAKKRGDKTAALGWYEEAYKKSVGPATRVQWGSSYVSALVDLAPQNEERIEQTAQGILKEVAVTPNAFYERSRRSLEKIISKLATWNKDKQHDAAVGRVLAQLDGICSKLPASDPQRATCQDLLKPKA
- a CDS encoding LysR family transcriptional regulator; amino-acid sequence: MQSLLELRHLKTLLAIRESGNLTRAAERLHLTQSALSHQIRLLEDHYALPLLLRKSSLGKSSPLKLTPAGEKLAQLAAEFLPRIDQAERDIAKLREGEAGQLRIAVECHTCFDWLMPAMDDFRGHWPEVELDIVSGFHADPVQLLFEDRADLAIVSEAADEPGISYQPLFSYEMIALIAKDHPLAYKPFLSAEDFANETLISYPVPDDMLDLIRKVLKPAGINPKRRTTELTAAILQLVASRRGIAALPSWSVQHYLERGYVVAKPIAEQGLTSDLYAAITLAQIDTAFVKDFVTTTREVSRLSLPGVTLL